In Flavivirga abyssicola, the following are encoded in one genomic region:
- a CDS encoding electron transfer flavoprotein subunit alpha/FixB family protein: protein MSVLVYTESEQGVFKKAALEVASYAKAVANQLGTTVTAITINIDDATVLGNYGVDKVLKVSNPQLESFNANGYAEAIKQAAEKEGSQVVVVSSSADSKYLAPLLAVGLNAGYASNVIEAPTSTSPFTVKRTAFTNKAFEMSQINTDVKIIGVSNNSFGLVENSGNASAEDFSPSISDSGVKVESVDKATDKVTIADAEIVVSAGRGLKGPENWGMVEELADILGAATACSKPVSDLGWRPHSEHVGQTGKPVASNLYIAIGISGAIQHLAGINASKVKVVINTDAEAPFFKAADYGVVGDAFEVVPQLIEKLKAFKAQQ from the coding sequence ATGTCAGTTTTAGTATATACAGAATCAGAGCAAGGAGTATTTAAAAAAGCCGCTTTAGAAGTTGCCTCTTATGCCAAAGCAGTAGCCAATCAATTAGGAACAACCGTTACTGCCATTACCATAAATATAGATGATGCTACAGTATTAGGGAATTATGGTGTCGATAAAGTTTTAAAGGTATCTAATCCACAATTAGAATCTTTTAATGCCAATGGCTATGCAGAAGCTATTAAACAGGCTGCAGAAAAAGAGGGATCGCAAGTTGTTGTTGTAAGCTCTAGTGCAGATAGTAAATATTTAGCACCTCTTTTAGCAGTGGGTTTAAATGCAGGGTATGCTTCTAATGTTATTGAAGCACCTACCAGTACATCTCCTTTTACAGTAAAACGTACCGCTTTTACCAATAAAGCTTTCGAAATGTCTCAAATTAACACCGATGTAAAAATCATAGGGGTTTCTAATAATTCATTTGGATTAGTAGAAAATAGTGGTAACGCTTCCGCGGAAGATTTCTCGCCTTCAATTTCAGATTCAGGAGTTAAAGTAGAATCTGTAGATAAAGCAACAGATAAAGTAACTATTGCAGATGCAGAAATTGTTGTTTCTGCTGGTCGTGGTTTAAAAGGCCCAGAAAACTGGGGCATGGTAGAAGAATTAGCAGATATTTTAGGAGCAGCAACAGCTTGCTCTAAACCCGTTTCAGATTTAGGCTGGAGACCACATAGCGAACATGTTGGTCAAACGGGTAAACCTGTAGCATCAAATTTATATATTGCTATTGGAATTTCTGGAGCCATTCAACATTTAGCTGGAATTAATGCATCAAAAGTAAAAGTAGTGATCAATACAGATGCTGAAGCGCCTTTCTTTAAAGCTGCAGATTACGGTGTTGTTGGAGATGCGTTTGAAGTTGTTCCCCAGCTTATAGAAAAATTAAAAGCTTTTAAAGCACAACAATAA
- a CDS encoding bifunctional nuclease family protein, translating to MSLVRLNIKGISYSQTQNGAYALILNELDGDRKLPIVIGAFEAQSIAIALEKEIRPPRPLTHDLFKNFADRFDIVVKQVIIHKLVDGVFYSSLICERDKIEEIIDARTSDAIALALRFDAPIFTYKNILDKAGIYLKVNPKEESENQDSILVDDMISTELEPDAPRENLKGKTLEELHALLDESVSNEDYERAAHIRDEISKRE from the coding sequence ATGAGTTTAGTAAGATTAAATATAAAAGGAATATCCTATAGCCAAACCCAAAACGGTGCTTATGCCTTAATTCTAAACGAATTAGATGGTGACCGTAAACTTCCAATCGTCATTGGTGCTTTTGAAGCACAGTCTATTGCCATTGCTTTGGAAAAAGAAATTAGGCCTCCCAGACCATTAACACACGATTTGTTTAAAAATTTCGCCGATCGTTTTGATATTGTTGTAAAACAAGTCATCATCCATAAACTAGTTGATGGTGTTTTCTACTCTAGTTTAATTTGCGAACGCGATAAAATAGAAGAAATCATAGATGCAAGAACCAGTGATGCCATTGCTTTAGCACTTCGTTTTGACGCGCCTATTTTCACTTATAAAAATATTCTTGACAAAGCCGGAATATACTTAAAAGTAAATCCTAAAGAAGAAAGTGAAAATCAGGATAGTATTCTGGTAGACGACATGATTTCTACAGAGCTAGAGCCAGATGCACCTCGTGAAAATCTTAAAGGCAAAACACTTGAAGAATTGCATGCTTTATTAGATGAATCTGTTTCTAATGAAGATTATGAAAGGGCTGCTCATATTCGTGATGAAATCTCGAAACGAGAATAA
- a CDS encoding NupC/NupG family nucleoside CNT transporter: MKQLSLFITAVFFLLASSVIAQGLNETKPLDAVQNDTTVQQNVPVNNTSDTLIIDNTGSKTETVSTANDTNISASTIIPSQGFSMNSLWRGALGMVFLIFLAFLFSSNRKAINWKIVGIGLAFQLLIAIGVLKVEFIKSIFEFIGGLFVEVLEFTRAGSKFLFEGLVVDMDTFGFIFAFQVLPTIIFFSALTSVLFYLGIIQKVVKAMAWLLSKALKISGAESLSVAGNIFLGQTEAPLLIKAYLEKMNKSEILLVMIGGMATVAGAVLAAYIGFLGGNDPELRLFYAKHLLAASVMAAPGAIVISKILYPQTEDVNTDVKVSQEKIGANFLDAIANGTTEGLKLAVNVGAMLLVFVAFIAMFNGILGWVGDISSLNTWVVNNTPYKSLSLELILGYVFAPLMWLIGVAKEDMALMGQLLGIKLAASEFIGYIQLADLKNTSNAIHLNYEKSIIMATYMLCGFANFASIGIQIGGIGSLAPGQRKLLSQFGMKALIGGTIASLISATIAGMIIG; encoded by the coding sequence ATGAAACAGCTTTCTTTGTTCATTACTGCCGTTTTTTTCTTATTGGCGTCGTCAGTTATAGCACAAGGGCTAAATGAAACAAAACCGTTGGATGCTGTTCAAAACGACACTACAGTTCAACAAAACGTACCTGTAAATAATACTTCAGATACTTTAATTATAGATAATACAGGTTCTAAAACTGAAACTGTATCAACAGCAAATGACACGAACATTTCTGCAAGTACTATTATCCCTAGTCAGGGCTTTTCAATGAACAGCTTATGGCGAGGTGCTTTAGGCATGGTTTTTTTAATATTTCTAGCATTTCTTTTCAGTAGCAATAGAAAAGCCATTAATTGGAAAATTGTTGGTATTGGTCTGGCATTTCAGTTATTAATTGCTATTGGGGTTTTAAAAGTTGAATTCATAAAAAGCATCTTTGAATTTATTGGAGGACTTTTTGTTGAGGTTTTGGAATTTACAAGAGCAGGTAGTAAATTTTTATTTGAAGGCTTAGTCGTAGACATGGATACATTTGGGTTTATATTTGCATTTCAAGTATTGCCAACCATTATATTCTTTTCTGCCTTAACATCTGTTTTATTCTATTTGGGTATTATTCAGAAAGTAGTAAAAGCTATGGCCTGGTTACTATCAAAAGCCTTAAAAATTTCCGGGGCAGAAAGTTTAAGTGTAGCCGGTAATATTTTTTTAGGTCAAACCGAAGCGCCTCTTTTAATAAAGGCTTATTTAGAAAAAATGAATAAGTCTGAAATACTTTTAGTCATGATTGGAGGTATGGCAACTGTCGCAGGTGCTGTCCTAGCTGCTTATATTGGCTTTTTGGGAGGTAATGACCCTGAACTTAGATTATTCTATGCTAAACACCTTTTAGCGGCATCCGTTATGGCAGCACCAGGTGCTATTGTTATTTCAAAAATATTATACCCCCAAACAGAAGATGTAAATACAGATGTTAAAGTTTCTCAAGAAAAAATTGGTGCTAACTTTTTAGATGCTATTGCCAATGGAACTACCGAAGGTTTAAAACTCGCTGTTAATGTAGGCGCTATGCTTCTAGTTTTTGTTGCTTTTATCGCCATGTTTAATGGCATATTAGGTTGGGTTGGAGATATATCTTCTTTAAATACATGGGTTGTTAATAATACACCTTATAAAAGCTTATCACTTGAATTAATTTTAGGCTACGTATTTGCTCCACTTATGTGGCTTATTGGTGTTGCTAAAGAAGACATGGCTTTAATGGGACAATTACTAGGCATTAAACTAGCTGCCAGCGAATTTATAGGCTACATTCAATTAGCTGATTTAAAAAATACTTCTAATGCGATTCATCTTAATTATGAAAAATCTATAATCATGGCAACTTATATGCTGTGTGGTTTTGCGAATTTCGCATCTATTGGTATTCAAATTGGGGGTATTGGCTCTTTAGCTCCAGGGCAGCGAAAATTACTATCCCAATTTGGTATGAAAGCCCTTATAGGTGGTACTATTGCCTCTTTAATCTCTGCTACTATTGCAGGGATGATTATCGGTTAA
- a CDS encoding thymidylate synthase, which yields MKQYHDLVKHVLENGNEKGDRTGTGTKSVFGHQMRFDLGEGFPMVTTKKLHLKSIIYELLWFLKGDTNIKYLTENGVRIWNEWADENGDLGPVYGHQWRNWNSDEIDQIKEVIHALKNNPNSRRMLVSAWNPSVLPDTSKSFDENVANGKAALPPCHAFFQFYVSLPTPKGGVNAKPRLSLQLYQRSADIFLGVPFNIASYALFTMMMAQVCGYEAGEFIHTFGDAHIYSNHYEQLKLQLSRALRPLPKMILNPEVKDIFDFTFDDFTLVDYDPHPHIKGAVAI from the coding sequence ATGAAGCAATATCACGACTTAGTTAAGCACGTTTTAGAAAACGGAAATGAGAAAGGAGATCGTACTGGCACTGGTACTAAAAGTGTGTTCGGACATCAAATGCGATTTGATTTAGGCGAAGGGTTTCCGATGGTTACTACTAAAAAACTACACTTAAAGTCGATAATTTATGAATTGCTTTGGTTTTTAAAAGGGGATACCAATATTAAATACCTCACCGAAAATGGTGTCCGTATTTGGAATGAGTGGGCAGATGAAAACGGTGACCTAGGACCTGTTTACGGCCATCAATGGCGTAACTGGAACAGTGATGAGATTGATCAGATAAAAGAAGTTATTCACGCTTTAAAGAACAACCCTAATAGTCGTAGGATGTTAGTTTCTGCTTGGAACCCATCTGTATTGCCAGACACTTCAAAATCATTTGATGAAAACGTCGCTAATGGTAAAGCAGCACTCCCTCCATGCCACGCATTTTTTCAATTTTACGTAAGCCTCCCGACCCCCAAAGGGGGCGTAAATGCTAAACCTCGATTATCTTTACAACTATATCAACGAAGTGCAGATATCTTTTTAGGCGTGCCTTTCAATATTGCATCTTACGCCTTATTTACTATGATGATGGCACAAGTTTGCGGTTATGAAGCTGGTGAATTTATCCACACGTTTGGTGATGCTCATATTTACAGCAATCATTATGAACAGTTGAAACTACAATTATCTAGAGCACTTAGACCATTACCAAAAATGATACTAAACCCCGAGGTAAAAGATATTTTCGACTTTACTTTCGATGATTTTACTTTAGTAGATTATGATCCACATCCTCACATTAAAGGAGCGGTAGCTATATAA
- a CDS encoding DUF1572 family protein, whose product MELAKTLADSLKEVLFDGKWVTGTNIKNEIIDLDWKIATMKIDSLNSIADLTFHIDYYLAGVLNVFEGGELEIKDKYSFDYKPIESQKDWKKLIDKFCYDSEKFVTAVEKMTNKDLERIFVKEEYGNYFRNITVMSEHCYYHLGQIKMIKKLIKQGA is encoded by the coding sequence ATGGAATTAGCAAAAACTTTAGCAGACAGTTTAAAAGAAGTTTTATTTGATGGTAAATGGGTAACCGGAACAAACATTAAGAATGAAATTATAGATTTAGACTGGAAAATAGCAACAATGAAAATAGATTCATTAAATTCAATTGCTGACCTAACTTTCCATATTGATTACTATTTAGCTGGAGTTTTAAATGTTTTTGAAGGAGGAGAGCTTGAAATCAAAGACAAGTATAGTTTTGATTACAAACCAATAGAATCCCAAAAAGATTGGAAAAAACTGATTGACAAATTTTGTTATGATTCTGAAAAATTTGTTACAGCAGTTGAAAAAATGACAAACAAAGATTTAGAAAGAATTTTTGTAAAAGAAGAGTATGGAAATTATTTTCGGAATATAACTGTAATGAGCGAACATTGTTATTATCACCTTGGACAGATTAAGATGATAAAAAAACTGATTAAACAGGGAGCTTGA
- a CDS encoding isoamylase early set domain-containing protein: protein MAITKQYLKSKPVCKVTFSVPAKEANEVTVVGTFNEWNTKSTTLKKLKNGTFKGTVDLEKDNSYEFRYIVDGTYINDEQADAFAWSDYASAENGVLNV, encoded by the coding sequence ATGGCAATTACAAAACAATATTTAAAAAGCAAACCAGTTTGTAAAGTTACCTTTTCTGTACCAGCTAAAGAAGCAAATGAAGTAACCGTAGTTGGAACTTTTAACGAATGGAATACAAAATCAACAACACTTAAAAAACTAAAAAACGGTACCTTTAAAGGGACAGTAGATTTAGAAAAAGATAACTCTTATGAGTTTAGATATATTGTTGATGGTACTTACATCAATGATGAGCAGGCAGATGCTTTTGCCTGGAGCGATTATGCATCGGCTGAAAATGGTGTATTAAACGTTTAG
- a CDS encoding dihydrofolate reductase: MFGKKKEQPQIDKEQLELIQNAQKRIKQKKRLYFHFVLFLIGSIFIIIANTVLDIGKDFRPFDKEWFLSAIFVWLFFFLYHVFNVFITHKFMGKVWEQKQLDKLIIQQKLRIEQLKNELKKEAPIIAESEHYNESLNKKKKTSELTIIVAAAENDAIGKGNKLIWHLSDDLKRFKSLTNGHHIIMGRKTFESFPKPLPNRTHIVITRQSDYQAPEGVIVVNSLEDAINAAKNDPQPYIIGGGEIYKQALLVADKIELTRVHEDFEADAFFPEIDASVWKETANVFHTKDENHKHEFSFLTYERV; the protein is encoded by the coding sequence ATGTTTGGAAAAAAGAAAGAACAGCCTCAAATAGATAAAGAGCAATTAGAATTGATTCAAAATGCTCAAAAACGTATTAAACAGAAGAAACGTTTGTACTTTCACTTCGTACTTTTTTTAATTGGTTCTATATTTATAATTATAGCCAATACCGTTCTAGATATAGGTAAAGACTTTAGACCTTTTGATAAAGAATGGTTTTTATCTGCCATTTTTGTTTGGCTCTTCTTTTTCCTTTATCATGTATTTAATGTGTTTATAACCCATAAATTCATGGGAAAAGTCTGGGAGCAAAAACAATTAGACAAATTAATAATTCAACAAAAACTAAGAATAGAGCAGTTAAAAAATGAGCTTAAAAAAGAAGCACCTATTATTGCTGAAAGCGAACATTATAATGAATCTTTAAACAAAAAGAAAAAAACATCGGAGCTTACTATTATAGTTGCTGCTGCAGAAAATGATGCTATTGGTAAAGGCAATAAATTGATTTGGCATTTAAGTGATGATTTAAAACGCTTTAAAAGCCTCACTAATGGTCATCATATCATCATGGGGAGAAAAACATTTGAAAGTTTCCCAAAGCCTTTACCGAACAGAACGCATATCGTTATTACAAGACAAAGTGATTATCAAGCACCCGAAGGTGTTATTGTAGTTAACAGTTTAGAAGATGCCATTAATGCTGCTAAAAATGATCCGCAACCTTACATCATTGGGGGTGGTGAAATATACAAACAAGCCCTTCTTGTAGCAGATAAAATAGAATTAACACGCGTGCATGAAGATTTTGAGGCGGATGCTTTTTTTCCTGAAATAGATGCATCGGTTTGGAAAGAAACAGCTAATGTATTTCATACTAAAGATGAAAACCATAAGCATGAGTTTTCGTTTTTAACTTATGAGAGGGTATAG
- a CDS encoding PIN domain-containing protein: MKHSVLLDTSFFIRLLNDEDPLHSNAVGYFKYFLENEIALKVSTISIAEYCVLGELEDLPLKNVQIVPFNLKDAKKTGEFAKIIFTENKISVEKLSPRAIIPNDSKLFAQSDLDKTISYFVTSDVRSKNTLALLKKETNPKFDIISIDVPYTETFGILDL; encoded by the coding sequence ATGAAGCATAGTGTTTTATTAGATACAAGTTTTTTTATTCGACTTCTTAATGACGAGGATCCACTTCATTCAAACGCTGTTGGTTATTTTAAATATTTCTTGGAAAATGAAATAGCACTAAAAGTTTCTACAATCAGTATTGCGGAATATTGTGTTCTTGGAGAACTTGAAGATTTACCTCTAAAAAATGTTCAAATTGTTCCGTTTAACTTAAAAGACGCCAAAAAAACAGGTGAATTTGCCAAAATTATTTTTACGGAAAACAAAATTAGTGTGGAAAAATTATCGCCTCGGGCAATAATTCCTAATGATTCAAAACTTTTTGCTCAATCAGATTTAGATAAAACTATTAGTTATTTCGTAACTTCTGACGTTCGTTCAAAAAACACTTTGGCTTTATTAAAGAAAGAAACTAACCCAAAATTCGATATAATTAGTATTGATGTTCCATATACAGAAACATTCGGGATTTTAGATTTATAA
- the pdxR gene encoding MocR-like pyridoxine biosynthesis transcription factor PdxR, whose protein sequence is MIPYKTIIKIDRAGKQPVYIQLTNQFIDLIKKRTLPPRTKLPGSRTLADLIGLHRKTVIACYEELTLQGWIESIPKKGTFVHKDIPILQQQDWIKETTSKKDDKAGFTFKQTPILDRKFPQDYADDYMYVNDGVSDERLMPIKELSIIYRKIANKKRTLKYMNYGTTYGNPELRETLVCYLNETRGLNITKDNILITRGSQMGMFLASQLLVENQDYIIVGETNYSSSDTTFEYANAKLLRVKVDDHGLNTHDIEKLCKKYNVKAVYTTPHHHHPTTVTLCAKRRIHLLNLAKTYRFAILEDDYDYDFHYNHAPILPLASHDTCGNVIYVGSICKTVAPVFRVGYLIAPKTFVDECARLRRFVDRQGDAILELTFSNFIKEGSLDRHIKKVIKIYKARRDLFCKLLKEELSDYLSFEIPKGGMALWVTLNKKYSWDMVTEIAKHHKLIIPEWQRYDIANTKHNAIRIGFSCYNDTEAREFVKRFKKTMVVIDGEESFSK, encoded by the coding sequence ATGATTCCTTATAAAACCATTATTAAAATTGACAGAGCTGGTAAACAGCCTGTTTATATTCAGCTTACGAATCAGTTTATCGATTTAATCAAGAAGCGAACTCTTCCACCACGCACAAAATTACCAGGAAGTAGAACATTGGCAGATTTAATTGGGTTACACAGAAAAACGGTGATCGCTTGTTACGAAGAGCTTACATTGCAAGGGTGGATAGAGAGTATTCCGAAAAAAGGGACGTTTGTTCATAAAGACATTCCAATATTACAGCAACAAGATTGGATTAAAGAAACTACTAGTAAAAAGGATGATAAGGCAGGATTCACCTTTAAGCAAACTCCTATTTTAGACCGAAAATTTCCGCAAGATTATGCAGATGATTATATGTATGTTAATGATGGTGTTTCAGACGAAAGATTGATGCCTATTAAAGAATTATCGATCATTTATAGAAAAATTGCGAATAAGAAACGTACCCTTAAATATATGAATTATGGAACGACTTATGGTAATCCGGAATTAAGAGAAACCTTGGTCTGTTATTTAAATGAGACTAGAGGGTTAAATATTACCAAAGATAATATTCTTATAACCAGAGGAAGTCAGATGGGGATGTTCTTAGCATCTCAGTTATTGGTTGAAAATCAGGATTATATTATAGTAGGAGAAACTAATTACAGCTCATCGGATACAACATTTGAATATGCAAATGCTAAATTACTTAGAGTTAAAGTGGATGACCACGGACTGAACACTCACGACATAGAAAAGCTATGTAAAAAATATAATGTTAAAGCTGTTTATACCACGCCACACCATCACCACCCAACTACTGTTACACTTTGTGCAAAACGGAGAATACATCTTTTAAACCTGGCGAAAACCTATCGTTTTGCTATTCTGGAAGATGATTATGATTACGATTTTCATTATAATCATGCGCCTATTTTGCCTTTAGCAAGTCATGATACCTGCGGGAATGTTATTTATGTAGGCTCTATTTGTAAAACGGTAGCGCCTGTTTTTAGAGTGGGGTATTTAATTGCTCCCAAAACATTTGTGGATGAATGTGCCAGGTTACGACGTTTTGTGGATAGACAGGGCGATGCTATTTTAGAATTAACCTTTTCTAATTTTATTAAAGAGGGGAGCTTGGACAGGCATATTAAAAAGGTCATTAAAATATATAAAGCCCGTCGTGATTTATTTTGTAAACTCCTTAAAGAAGAATTAAGTGATTATTTGTCTTTTGAAATTCCCAAAGGCGGTATGGCACTATGGGTAACTTTGAATAAAAAGTATTCGTGGGATATGGTTACAGAAATTGCAAAACATCATAAATTAATTATTCCAGAGTGGCAACGTTATGATATAGCAAATACGAAGCATAATGCTATAAGAATAGGGTTTTCATGTTATAATGACACTGAAGCGAGAGAATTTGTTAAGCGGTTTAAGAAAACGATGGTGGTTATTGATGGGGAAGAATCTTTTAGCAAGTAG
- a CDS encoding pyridoxamine 5'-phosphate oxidase family protein, whose product MSTYTTSELNQVKRGPKRAVYDVEQINNILDAGFVGYVGYNYNGKAICLPMAYGRIDNKIYLHGSLKNRMLLALLEAKEASMTIMHLDALILARSGFHHSVNYRSATLFTSITKVENRAEKEAALKCVVDHMIPGRWDTLRPMNLKEFNSTLVVEMEIQTASAKIRDEGVLDEKSDLDLPIWAGVIPLKQVAKLPVKDALLPRQIRTPKHVVSYYKKNKA is encoded by the coding sequence ATGTCAACTTACACAACATCAGAACTAAATCAGGTAAAACGAGGCCCTAAAAGAGCCGTTTATGATGTCGAACAAATAAACAATATTCTGGACGCAGGATTTGTGGGTTATGTAGGCTACAACTACAATGGAAAAGCTATTTGTCTACCCATGGCTTATGGTAGAATAGACAACAAAATATACCTACATGGTTCTCTAAAAAACAGAATGCTGCTAGCGCTCTTAGAGGCTAAAGAAGCGAGTATGACCATTATGCATTTAGATGCGCTCATATTAGCTCGTTCTGGATTTCATCATTCTGTAAATTACAGATCGGCAACACTATTTACAAGTATTACCAAAGTTGAAAACCGAGCCGAAAAAGAAGCCGCTTTAAAATGTGTTGTAGATCATATGATTCCAGGGCGTTGGGATACGCTAAGACCTATGAATCTTAAAGAATTTAATAGCACACTCGTTGTTGAAATGGAAATACAAACAGCATCCGCCAAAATTAGAGATGAGGGCGTATTAGATGAGAAAAGTGATTTAGACCTTCCTATCTGGGCGGGTGTTATACCACTAAAACAAGTAGCAAAACTTCCTGTTAAAGACGCCTTGTTACCTAGACAAATAAGAACTCCTAAGCATGTGGTATCCTATTACAAAAAGAATAAAGCCTAA
- a CDS encoding DinB family protein, which produces MKKSDLKFIPNFFDRYIALIDDNTHLIDGLKTNETIFETISERLIQYQDYRYESNKWTPKELLQHVIDTERILTYRALCISRLEPKALLSFDENTYADNSNANHRSIKDLLKEFRLVRQSTVPLFESFNEDMLHRAGMSSETKINTLALGFTIIGHAKHHFKVLNERYFLT; this is translated from the coding sequence ATGAAAAAATCCGACTTAAAATTCATTCCAAATTTCTTTGATAGGTACATCGCTTTAATTGATGATAACACTCATTTAATAGATGGCTTAAAGACTAATGAAACCATTTTTGAAACCATTTCTGAAAGATTGATTCAATATCAAGACTATAGGTACGAATCAAATAAATGGACGCCTAAAGAATTGCTTCAACATGTTATCGATACCGAAAGAATCCTTACTTACAGAGCCTTGTGTATCTCCAGATTAGAACCAAAGGCACTATTGAGTTTTGATGAAAATACGTATGCGGATAATTCAAATGCAAACCATAGAAGCATTAAAGATTTACTAAAAGAGTTTAGATTAGTAAGGCAATCGACAGTTCCTTTATTCGAAAGTTTTAATGAAGACATGCTTCATCGAGCTGGTATGAGTTCTGAAACTAAAATAAACACCTTGGCTCTTGGGTTTACTATTATTGGTCATGCAAAACATCATTTTAAGGTTTTAAATGAGCGCTACTTTTTAACTTGA
- a CDS encoding NAD(P)/FAD-dependent oxidoreductase: protein MVKEIQLRISLKDEERSDILIIKSAYALDIDKEDITGIKVLRKSIDARKPKIIFNYKVAVYIREALPKTSDYQFDYKDVSKAKPVHIIGFGPAGMYAALRCIELGYKPIVLERGKNVQDRRRDLKAINQDHFVNEDSNYCFGEGGAGTYSDGKLYTRSLKRGDVRRIFENLVFHGATDQILVDAHPHIGTNKLPKVVQNIRETILNYGGEVHFETRVTDFIIKANKIQALQLQNGEEIAVNRVILATGHSARDIFYLLHKKKIALEAKSFAMGVRVEHPQHIIDSIQYHCSGERNELLPAASYSLVNQINNRGVYSFCMCPGGFIVPAATANGEVVVNGMSPSKRNNLYANSGIVVEINAVADLHKYEKFGVLKGLEYQKNLEKLAFTSGGRSQVAPAQRLTDFVEGKLSEDLNPTSYQPGLKSAPLHSLLPKLIGSRLRKGFQAFGQKMKGYYTSEANIVGVESRTSSPVCIPRNEQLEHPEVSNLFPCGEGGGYAGGIISAAMDGERCAEAAVSGL from the coding sequence ATGGTAAAAGAGATTCAGCTTCGTATTTCACTTAAAGACGAAGAGCGCAGTGATATTTTAATAATAAAATCGGCATATGCGCTAGATATAGATAAAGAAGATATTACAGGTATTAAAGTCCTTCGAAAATCTATTGATGCTCGAAAACCAAAAATTATCTTCAACTATAAAGTTGCTGTTTATATTAGAGAAGCATTGCCAAAAACGTCTGATTATCAATTTGATTACAAAGACGTTTCAAAAGCCAAACCCGTTCATATTATTGGGTTTGGTCCAGCTGGTATGTATGCTGCTTTGCGTTGTATTGAATTGGGTTATAAGCCTATTGTCTTAGAACGCGGTAAAAATGTTCAAGACCGTAGACGGGATTTAAAAGCTATAAATCAAGATCATTTTGTTAATGAAGATTCCAACTATTGCTTTGGTGAAGGTGGTGCTGGTACTTATAGCGATGGAAAATTATATACCCGAAGTTTAAAACGAGGTGATGTACGCCGAATTTTTGAAAACTTAGTATTTCATGGTGCTACCGATCAAATTCTAGTGGATGCCCATCCACATATAGGTACTAATAAATTACCAAAAGTGGTTCAAAACATAAGAGAAACCATTTTAAATTATGGTGGTGAAGTACACTTTGAAACCAGAGTCACAGATTTCATCATAAAGGCCAATAAAATTCAAGCACTTCAACTTCAAAATGGTGAAGAAATAGCTGTAAACAGGGTTATTTTAGCTACAGGGCATTCTGCTCGAGATATCTTTTATTTATTACATAAAAAGAAAATAGCCTTAGAAGCAAAATCATTCGCTATGGGGGTTCGGGTAGAACACCCACAGCATATTATAGACTCTATACAATATCATTGCAGTGGAGAACGCAACGAATTACTCCCAGCAGCTTCATATAGTTTAGTAAACCAGATAAACAACAGAGGAGTATATTCATTTTGTATGTGTCCCGGTGGATTTATAGTACCGGCAGCAACAGCTAATGGTGAAGTTGTAGTTAATGGTATGTCCCCTTCTAAACGAAATAATCTGTATGCGAATTCTGGTATCGTTGTTGAAATTAATGCGGTGGCCGATTTACATAAATATGAAAAATTTGGCGTTTTAAAAGGCTTAGAGTATCAGAAAAACTTAGAAAAACTAGCTTTTACTTCGGGTGGAAGAAGCCAGGTGGCACCAGCGCAAAGGCTTACCGATTTTGTTGAAGGTAAACTATCGGAAGATTTAAACCCGACCTCCTATCAGCCAGGATTAAAATCTGCACCTTTGCATTCGTTATTACCTAAATTAATAGGGAGTAGGCTTAGAAAAGGGTTTCAAGCTTTCGGACAAAAAATGAAAGGCTATTATACCTCTGAAGCTAACATTGTTGGGGTAGAATCTAGAACCTCATCGCCAGTTTGCATCCCAAGAAACGAACAATTAGAACATCCTGAAGTTTCTAATCTTTTCCCATGTGGTGAAGGTGGTGGATATGCAGGTGGTATTATATCTGCTGCTATGGACGGGGAACGTTGTGCTGAAGCTGCTGTTAGTGGTTTATAA